Below is a genomic region from Nitrospirota bacterium.
TATATCCCATTGCGAGGATTTGACACTAAGCAATGGCGGGGTAATGAATGAAGGAACAGTTTCAATTATCCTCGGCTTAAAAGGCATACCCAGAGCTGCTGAGGACATAATGGTTGCAAGAGACATTGCCCTTGCAGAGCTTACAGGTGGCAGGCTACACATAGCGCATGTTTCAACAAAAGGGGCAGTAAGATTGATCCGTGAGGCAAAACACAGAGGCGTAAAAATAACCGCAGAAACCTGTCCTCATTACTTCACCCTGACTGAGGAGGCGGTCATAGGTTATAATACAAATACAAAAGTAAAGCCTCCACTTAGAACCAGCGAGGATATTGCAGCAATAAAAGAAGGCCTGAGTGACGGTACGATCGATGTCATAGCAACAGACCACGCACCACATCACATTGATGATAAATTCAGGGAATTTGATACCGCACCCTTTGGAATCTCAGGGCTCGAAACTGCCCTATCCTTAAGCCTGAAGCTCGTTGAAGAGGGGATTTTAGACTTAAAGCAATTTATTATGAAAATATCTTTAAACCCCTCTAAAATAATAGGGATTAAAAGTGGAACTCTGAGGGAAGGAGCAGATGCTGATATTGTGATAGTCGATATAAATAGGGAGTTTACTGTGGATCCAGAAAAGTTTGCATCGATGGGTAAAAATACGCCCTTTGAGGGATGGGTTTTGAAGGGGATGGCTGTTATGACGATATGTAAGGGAAAGATAAATGAGATTGATATTGATTGAATATATTGTATCATACATATAATAAGCTAATTTTTGGAGGTATTATGAAAACAACATTAAACATACCAGATGACCTTATAAAAGAAGCAATGACTACTTCTAAGAGTAAGACTAA
It encodes:
- a CDS encoding dihydroorotase, with protein sequence MDNSILIKNGHIIDPSQGIDGIGDVLIEDGKIKKVGSRQSTVYSQNKDKNLKSQISNLKVIDATGLYVLPGLVDMHAHLREPGFEYKETIKTGTMAAVRGGFTTMCCMPNTNPVNDNAAVTGFIIKKALEKGACSVYPIGAITKGQKGEELSEMGELIDSGCVAFSDDGQPVMNNLIMRRALEYSRIFGVPVISHCEDLTLSNGGVMNEGTVSIILGLKGIPRAAEDIMVARDIALAELTGGRLHIAHVSTKGAVRLIREAKHRGVKITAETCPHYFTLTEEAVIGYNTNTKVKPPLRTSEDIAAIKEGLSDGTIDVIATDHAPHHIDDKFREFDTAPFGISGLETALSLSLKLVEEGILDLKQFIMKISLNPSKIIGIKSGTLREGADADIVIVDINREFTVDPEKFASMGKNTPFEGWVLKGMAVMTICKGKINEIDID